A segment of the Acidiferrobacteraceae bacterium genome:
TGGGTGCAACGGCGGCGGAATTCAAATTGCGCCCAGGTATCATCCCGTTGAACTATATTCGGGGTAAGGGACCAAAACAACAAAGAACCCGGGGAACCACCGAGGGAGCGCGGACCCATGACCAAGACGGATTTTCTGGTGATCGGCAGTGGACCGGCGGGGCAGCATGCCGCGATTCAGGCGGCGAAGCTAGGCAAACAGTCGATCCTCGTCGAACGAAACAAGCGGATCGGTGGCGTCACGGTCCACACCGGTACCATCCCCAGCAAGACCCTGCGCGAGGCCATCCTCTATCTCACGGGCTGGCGCCAGCGCGGATTCTACGGCCGCGACTACCGAGTCAAGCGTTCCATTACCATCGACGACCTGGCACAACGCCTGGGTCTGACCATTCGCCACGAGATCGAGGTCATCGAGGACCAGCTACACCGAAATGGCATCAAGGTAGTACACGGAACCGCCCGATTTGTTGGCCCGAACACGATGGAGGTCGAGGACGGCGATCACAGCGAGACCATACAGGCTGACCGCATTCTCCTGGCGACCGGGACACAGCCGCGTCGTCCGGACGACATTCCCTTTGATGATGAGACAATCATCGACAGCGATTCCCTGCTGCGCATGAACCGTATCCCCCACTCGGCCATCGTCTTCGGGGCCGGGGTAATCGGGATGGAATACGCGTCCATGTTCAATGCCCTGGATGTGGAGATCACCCTGGTCAATGAGCACGAGGAAGTGCTCCCGTTCATCGATCGCGAAATCATGGGCGAGTTCATTCACCACCTGCGCGACCGGGGTATGCGTTTTCATCTCGGCGACAAACTGGACTCGGTACGGCGCGGCGACGATGGCCAGGTGATCGCAACCTTTGCCAGCGGCCGCTCCCTGTCTGCCGACGTATTCCTGTTCGCGGCCGGACGCATCGGCTGCACCTCGGCCCTGCATTTGGACAAGGCCGGGCTCGCGGCAAACGCCCGCCATCAGCTTGAGGTAAACAAGGACTTTCAGACAGCCGTGCCCCATATCTACGCCGCGGGTGACCTGATCGGTTTTCCCAGCCTGGCATCGACCTCCATCGAACAGGGGCGACTGGCGGCGCGCCACGCCTTCGACAAGCCGCACAATGCCCCGCCGGATCACTTTCCCTATGGAATCTACTCGGTGCCGGAAATCAGCATGATTGG
Coding sequences within it:
- the sthA gene encoding Si-specific NAD(P)(+) transhydrogenase; amino-acid sequence: MTKTDFLVIGSGPAGQHAAIQAAKLGKQSILVERNKRIGGVTVHTGTIPSKTLREAILYLTGWRQRGFYGRDYRVKRSITIDDLAQRLGLTIRHEIEVIEDQLHRNGIKVVHGTARFVGPNTMEVEDGDHSETIQADRILLATGTQPRRPDDIPFDDETIIDSDSLLRMNRIPHSAIVFGAGVIGMEYASMFNALDVEITLVNEHEEVLPFIDREIMGEFIHHLRDRGMRFHLGDKLDSVRRGDDGQVIATFASGRSLSADVFLFAAGRIGCTSALHLDKAGLAANARHQLEVNKDFQTAVPHIYAAGDLIGFPSLASTSIEQGRLAARHAFDKPHNAPPDHFPYGIYSVPEISMIGKTEQELVKEGIGFEIGTARLRETARGQIVGLREGLLKLIIGLEDHKILGVHIVGEGATELIHIGQAVMILGGTLEYFVDNAFNYPTLAETYKIAALDAWNRIG